From Syntrophorhabdaceae bacterium, the proteins below share one genomic window:
- a CDS encoding TRAP transporter large permease — MSPILIGLIGFIVLFALLAAGMPIGFALGLIGFVGMTILYPLAAALIKMSSVPFEVMSSYSLAVLPLFLLMANLIFVSGLGAELFNLASKWLGHFRGGLAMAGIGGATGFAAVSGSSLATAATMGLVALPEMKKYGYEPKFAAGSIAAGGTIGSLLPPSAMFIIYGIITENSIGKLFVASIIPAFLTALSYIVTIYVLCLRNPKLGPPAEKATWKERFAALKTCWTLLLLVIFVIGGMIVGWFTATEAGAVGAIGALVLALATRRLTFAKFKEAFLSTMRTSGMIYGIVMGAFIFNYFCAKTTLPQVTGEWAGGLPVPSWVIMSVIIGIYFLLGMVMEAPSIQLLTLPVFYPLIVTTLGYDPIWFGVIQVRMLEITLITPPLGMCAYIVSGVSTENLSVQDVFRGVAPFLLMELITMPLFMFVHPITLWLPSLMK; from the coding sequence ATGAGTCCAATTCTCATCGGTTTGATCGGCTTTATTGTGCTCTTTGCCCTGCTCGCTGCCGGTATGCCTATCGGGTTCGCCCTGGGCCTTATCGGCTTTGTGGGTATGACTATCCTGTATCCCCTTGCTGCCGCACTGATCAAGATGTCCTCGGTTCCCTTCGAGGTTATGTCGAGCTACTCGCTTGCCGTACTGCCTCTTTTTCTTCTCATGGCTAATCTCATCTTTGTGTCCGGTCTCGGGGCCGAACTCTTTAACCTCGCCTCAAAATGGCTCGGCCATTTCCGGGGAGGGCTCGCCATGGCCGGTATCGGTGGGGCCACGGGCTTCGCCGCCGTCAGCGGATCAAGTCTCGCCACAGCTGCCACCATGGGTCTCGTCGCGTTACCTGAGATGAAAAAATACGGCTACGAACCGAAGTTCGCCGCGGGCTCAATCGCAGCGGGGGGCACCATAGGCAGCCTTTTGCCGCCATCCGCCATGTTTATCATTTACGGAATCATTACGGAGAACTCTATCGGTAAGCTTTTTGTTGCGAGCATCATTCCGGCTTTTCTTACCGCCCTCTCTTACATTGTGACCATATATGTCCTCTGCCTGAGAAACCCCAAACTGGGGCCGCCTGCTGAAAAGGCGACCTGGAAGGAAAGATTCGCCGCTCTAAAGACTTGCTGGACATTACTTCTGCTCGTTATTTTTGTCATCGGCGGCATGATTGTCGGATGGTTTACCGCAACTGAGGCCGGGGCGGTCGGCGCTATCGGCGCTCTGGTGCTTGCGCTCGCCACCCGTCGGCTGACTTTCGCCAAGTTTAAAGAAGCCTTCCTCTCCACCATGCGCACTTCAGGCATGATCTACGGCATTGTCATGGGCGCCTTCATATTCAACTATTTCTGCGCAAAAACAACCCTTCCCCAGGTGACCGGTGAATGGGCGGGAGGACTACCTGTGCCTTCCTGGGTCATCATGAGCGTTATTATCGGTATATACTTTCTCCTCGGCATGGTCATGGAGGCGCCGTCGATCCAGCTTCTCACCCTGCCCGTGTTCTATCCGCTCATTGTCACGACGCTCGGTTACGATCCCATCTGGTTCGGAGTGATACAGGTCCGCATGCTCGAGATCACGCTTATCACCCCTCCACTCGGCATGTGTGCCTACATCGTATCCGGCGTATCGACGGAAAATCTCTCAGTCCAGGACGTGTTTCGCGGTGTTGCCCCGTTTCTTCTCATGGAGCTTATCACCATGCCGCTTTTCATGTTCGTGCATCCTATCACACTCTGGCTTCCGAGCCTGATGAAATAG
- a CDS encoding TRAP transporter small permease subunit, translating into MGLIERFVNRVGNWGCVLGIVFISIVTLVIGGDVLARHLGTALPGTYDMVETLVVVGVAFTLVYAQMEERHTRAEILVERLHGRTKATFAAVTTLLSLFYWAVLAYTGFETFVEKFTEGENTQILKISVVPFRGVWVFAALLMFAMLLIKLFHHVKGMIKGGEQK; encoded by the coding sequence ATGGGGCTCATTGAACGATTCGTCAACCGGGTAGGCAACTGGGGATGTGTGCTCGGCATAGTTTTCATCTCAATCGTGACGCTCGTGATCGGGGGAGACGTTTTGGCGCGCCACCTTGGGACGGCACTGCCGGGGACCTATGATATGGTTGAGACCCTTGTTGTCGTGGGCGTTGCATTTACGCTGGTGTACGCGCAAATGGAGGAACGCCACACACGGGCAGAAATCCTGGTGGAGCGCTTGCACGGCAGGACCAAGGCGACCTTCGCGGCTGTCACCACGTTGCTCAGCCTTTTTTACTGGGCCGTACTGGCCTATACAGGATTCGAAACCTTTGTAGAGAAATTTACCGAGGGCGAGAACACGCAAATCCTCAAGATCTCCGTTGTTCCCTTCCGCGGCGTCTGGGTTTTTGCCGCGCTCTTGATGTTTGCCATGCTCCTCATAAAGCTGTTCCATCACGTGAAGGGGATGATAAAAGGAGGGGAACAGAAATGA